A window of the Juglans microcarpa x Juglans regia isolate MS1-56 chromosome 5D, Jm3101_v1.0, whole genome shotgun sequence genome harbors these coding sequences:
- the LOC121265614 gene encoding phosphatidylinositol:ceramide inositolphosphotransferase 1-like isoform X2, protein MTLYIGREASKLWKRVCAETSTEINLLLENWKYLLAGLLFQYVHGLAARGVHYLHQPGPLLQDVGFFLLPELGQDKAYISETLFTFIFMSFILWSFHPFILKGKKIYTVLVWCRVLAFLVASQILRIITFYSTQLPGPNYHCREGSKLARLPRPDGVLEVLLINFPRGTVYGCGDLIFSSHMIFTLVFVRTYQKYGMRRWMKQFIWFLAVVQSFLIVASRKHYTVDVVVAWYTVNLVVFFIDKKLPEMPDRTGATSLLLPLNIKDKDSRTKEENHKLLNGNSGDPADRHYMLSRG, encoded by the exons ATGACGCTTTACATTGGTCGCGAGGCTTCCAAG CTATGGAAAAGAGTTTGCGCAGAGACGTCGACAGAGATCAATCTTCTTTTAGAGAACTGGAAATACCTTCTCGCCGGTCTCCTTTTTCAG TATGTACATGGTCTGGCTGCCCGAGGAGTTCATTATCTTCATCAACCCGGGCCATTACTTCAGGATGTTGGGTTCTTTCTTCTTCCG GAGCTTGGGCAAGACAAAGCATACATCAGTGAGACTCTGTTCACCTTCATTTTTATGTCTTTTATCTTG TGGAGCTTCCATCCATTCATCTTGAAGGGCAAAAAGATCTACACAGTTTTAGTTTGGTGCAGGGTTCTAGCATTTTTAGTT GCTTCTCAAATTCTGCGGATCATCACATTCTATTCTACCCAGCTTCCTGGTCCAAACTATCATTGTCGTGAG GGTTCAAAACTTGCTAGGCTGCCTCGTCCTGACGGAGTACTTGAAGTCCTCTTGATTAACT TTCCTCGGGGCACAGTTTATGGTTGTGGCGATTTGATTTTTTCATCGCACATGATTTTTACTCTAGTCTTTGTGCGAACATACCAGAAATATGGCATGCGAAG GTGGATGAAACAGTTTATTTGGTTTCTTGCTGTGGTCCAGAGTTTTTTGATTGTAGCATCCCGCAAACATTACACGGTTGACGTCGTTGTTGCATG GTATACTGTTAATTTGGTTGTgttctttatagacaagaaattGCCAG AAATGCCTGATCGTACTGGAGCAACATCATTATTGTTACCCTTGAACATCAAGGACAAGGATAGCAGGACCAAAGAAGAGAATCATAAGCTCTTGAATGGAAACTCAGGAGACCCTGCAGATAGG CATTACATGCTTTCTAGAGGTTGA
- the LOC121265614 gene encoding phosphatidylinositol:ceramide inositolphosphotransferase 1-like isoform X3 gives MYNLHCFGSMSVLIVHQGLCYLGFGQTWIGATCIIFRHGDKWSFHPFILKGKKIYTVLVWCRVLAFLVASQILRIITFYSTQLPGPNYHCREGSKLARLPRPDGVLEVLLINFPRGTVYGCGDLIFSSHMIFTLVFVRTYQKYGMRRWMKQFIWFLAVVQSFLIVASRKHYTVDVVVAWYTVNLVVFFIDKKLPEMPDRTGATSLLLPLNIKDKDSRTKEENHKLLNGNSGDPADRRLRTQLNGKTLEDGNTGHLDAAMNGSV, from the exons ATGTACAATCTACATTGTTTTGGCTCCATGAGTGTATTGATTGTCCATCAAGGTCTTTGTTATCTGGGATTTGGACAAACTTGGATTGGAGCAACATGTATTATATTCCGGCATGGAGATAAG TGGAGCTTCCATCCATTCATCTTGAAGGGCAAAAAGATCTACACAGTTTTAGTTTGGTGCAGGGTTCTAGCATTTTTAGTT GCTTCTCAAATTCTGCGGATCATCACATTCTATTCTACCCAGCTTCCTGGTCCAAACTATCATTGTCGTGAG GGTTCAAAACTTGCTAGGCTGCCTCGTCCTGACGGAGTACTTGAAGTCCTCTTGATTAACT TTCCTCGGGGCACAGTTTATGGTTGTGGCGATTTGATTTTTTCATCGCACATGATTTTTACTCTAGTCTTTGTGCGAACATACCAGAAATATGGCATGCGAAG GTGGATGAAACAGTTTATTTGGTTTCTTGCTGTGGTCCAGAGTTTTTTGATTGTAGCATCCCGCAAACATTACACGGTTGACGTCGTTGTTGCATG GTATACTGTTAATTTGGTTGTgttctttatagacaagaaattGCCAG AAATGCCTGATCGTACTGGAGCAACATCATTATTGTTACCCTTGAACATCAAGGACAAGGATAGCAGGACCAAAGAAGAGAATCATAAGCTCTTGAATGGAAACTCAGGAGACCCTGCAGATAGG AGGTTGAGAACTCAACTCAATGGCAAGACTTTGGAAGATGGAAACACAGGCCATCTTGACGCTGCAATGAATGGAAGTGTATAG
- the LOC121265614 gene encoding phosphatidylinositol:ceramide inositolphosphotransferase 1-like isoform X1, whose product MTLYIGREASKLWKRVCAETSTEINLLLENWKYLLAGLLFQYVHGLAARGVHYLHQPGPLLQDVGFFLLPELGQDKAYISETLFTFIFMSFILWSFHPFILKGKKIYTVLVWCRVLAFLVASQILRIITFYSTQLPGPNYHCREGSKLARLPRPDGVLEVLLINFPRGTVYGCGDLIFSSHMIFTLVFVRTYQKYGMRRWMKQFIWFLAVVQSFLIVASRKHYTVDVVVAWYTVNLVVFFIDKKLPEMPDRTGATSLLLPLNIKDKDSRTKEENHKLLNGNSGDPADRRLRTQLNGKTLEDGNTGHLDAAMNGSV is encoded by the exons ATGACGCTTTACATTGGTCGCGAGGCTTCCAAG CTATGGAAAAGAGTTTGCGCAGAGACGTCGACAGAGATCAATCTTCTTTTAGAGAACTGGAAATACCTTCTCGCCGGTCTCCTTTTTCAG TATGTACATGGTCTGGCTGCCCGAGGAGTTCATTATCTTCATCAACCCGGGCCATTACTTCAGGATGTTGGGTTCTTTCTTCTTCCG GAGCTTGGGCAAGACAAAGCATACATCAGTGAGACTCTGTTCACCTTCATTTTTATGTCTTTTATCTTG TGGAGCTTCCATCCATTCATCTTGAAGGGCAAAAAGATCTACACAGTTTTAGTTTGGTGCAGGGTTCTAGCATTTTTAGTT GCTTCTCAAATTCTGCGGATCATCACATTCTATTCTACCCAGCTTCCTGGTCCAAACTATCATTGTCGTGAG GGTTCAAAACTTGCTAGGCTGCCTCGTCCTGACGGAGTACTTGAAGTCCTCTTGATTAACT TTCCTCGGGGCACAGTTTATGGTTGTGGCGATTTGATTTTTTCATCGCACATGATTTTTACTCTAGTCTTTGTGCGAACATACCAGAAATATGGCATGCGAAG GTGGATGAAACAGTTTATTTGGTTTCTTGCTGTGGTCCAGAGTTTTTTGATTGTAGCATCCCGCAAACATTACACGGTTGACGTCGTTGTTGCATG GTATACTGTTAATTTGGTTGTgttctttatagacaagaaattGCCAG AAATGCCTGATCGTACTGGAGCAACATCATTATTGTTACCCTTGAACATCAAGGACAAGGATAGCAGGACCAAAGAAGAGAATCATAAGCTCTTGAATGGAAACTCAGGAGACCCTGCAGATAGG AGGTTGAGAACTCAACTCAATGGCAAGACTTTGGAAGATGGAAACACAGGCCATCTTGACGCTGCAATGAATGGAAGTGTATAG